A window of the Polaribacter sp. HaHaR_3_91 genome harbors these coding sequences:
- the obgE gene encoding GTPase ObgE, which translates to MTEGNFVDYIKIYASSGKGGQGSMHLHREKYITKGGPDGGDGGRGGHIILRGDKNMWTLFHLKFKRHFRAESGGGGSASRSSGADADDIYIDVPLGTIIKDADTDEVIIEITEHQKEVVLLRGGKGGLGNWNFKSSTNQTPRYAQPGMDGFDGWFRMELKLLADVGLVGFPNAGKSTLLSVLTSAKPKIADYAFTTLKPNLGIVEHRNHQTFVIADIPGIIEGAAEGKGLGHRFLRHIERNSALLFLVPADSDDINKEYEILLNELKKHNPELLDKDRLLAISKTDMLDEELEAEIKADLPKGVEAIFISSVAQKGLQELKDKLWKMLN; encoded by the coding sequence ATGACTGAAGGAAATTTTGTCGATTACATAAAAATATACGCTTCTTCTGGTAAAGGCGGACAAGGTTCTATGCACTTACATAGAGAAAAGTATATTACCAAAGGTGGACCTGACGGTGGAGATGGTGGACGTGGAGGACACATTATTTTACGTGGTGATAAAAATATGTGGACGTTGTTTCATCTAAAATTTAAACGTCATTTTAGAGCCGAAAGTGGTGGCGGCGGAAGTGCTAGTAGAAGTTCTGGTGCAGATGCAGATGATATTTATATTGATGTGCCTTTGGGTACCATTATTAAAGATGCTGATACTGACGAAGTAATTATAGAAATTACAGAACATCAAAAAGAAGTAGTTTTATTACGTGGAGGAAAAGGAGGTTTAGGAAACTGGAACTTTAAATCTTCTACAAATCAAACACCAAGATACGCACAACCAGGAATGGATGGTTTTGATGGTTGGTTTAGAATGGAATTAAAACTATTGGCAGATGTTGGTTTGGTTGGTTTCCCTAATGCAGGAAAATCTACTTTATTATCTGTATTAACCTCTGCAAAACCAAAAATTGCAGATTATGCTTTTACTACTTTAAAACCAAATTTAGGAATTGTAGAACATAGAAATCATCAAACATTTGTAATTGCAGATATTCCTGGAATTATAGAAGGTGCTGCTGAAGGAAAAGGATTAGGACATCGTTTTTTACGTCATATAGAACGTAATTCGGCGCTGTTATTCTTAGTTCCTGCAGATAGTGATGATATTAACAAAGAATATGAAATTCTTTTAAATGAGCTTAAAAAACACAATCCAGAATTGTTAGACAAAGATCGTTTATTAGCTATTTCTAAAACAGATATGTTAGATGAAGAGCTAGAAGCAGAAATAAAAGCAGATTTACCAAAAGGTGTAGAAGCTATATTTATTTCTTCCGTTGCTCAAAAAGGCTTGCAAGAATTGAAAGACAAACTTTGGAAAATGTTGAATTAG
- a CDS encoding DUF4302 domain-containing protein: MKIFKINRYQLILAFCLVVFNSCQDNSDPELLFDDVPTVRIEKSISELKTALQDSENGWKTTYFTDDSELGGFTFLFDFISDSEVIMDSDFGTPDVTVTSLYDITLGSTIKLTFTSKNVIHELSDSNNYPDDDLRGQGYKGSFEFLYFKTVGEEIFFKSNRDRDIIISFSKASKEDWTSLTTQNRSMLETNIPIDPLKSVFRNLTLESGGNTTLYSFSFNEARRYATVTAISKDVAQTDLSFGLAPTPTGFVVSPAIEIDNVTLDEFIYSVDNDEFVAEVDGVKMTLNYADELSFLLPFYDFGNESRGNNNMRLYRTNLPNSDLSSENFINFYKEWEAHFTATQSGRTVTRVYLYNLDTSDNSFVQVRYLSSGRSFSLNFKFTYTVTEDATGNKIYKLTETIPVNTTRRAGILPLLDFLFRDSGFYVQKMVDFNANQNTLGLIPVDDTTMLAQWYDF; this comes from the coding sequence ATGAAAATTTTTAAAATAAATAGATATCAATTAATTTTAGCTTTTTGTCTTGTAGTGTTTAACAGCTGTCAAGATAATAGCGACCCAGAACTGTTGTTTGATGATGTACCAACAGTTAGAATAGAAAAGAGTATTTCAGAATTAAAAACAGCTTTACAAGACTCAGAAAATGGATGGAAAACAACTTATTTTACTGATGATTCAGAACTAGGAGGTTTTACTTTTCTTTTCGACTTTATTAGTGATTCCGAAGTAATTATGGATTCTGATTTTGGAACCCCAGACGTTACTGTTACGAGTTTGTATGATATTACATTGGGTTCTACCATTAAGCTTACGTTTACATCAAAAAATGTAATTCATGAGCTATCTGACTCCAATAATTACCCTGATGATGATCTTAGAGGGCAGGGTTATAAAGGTAGTTTTGAGTTTTTATACTTTAAAACAGTGGGAGAAGAGATTTTTTTTAAATCGAACAGAGATCGAGATATCATTATTAGTTTCTCTAAAGCATCTAAAGAAGATTGGACTAGTTTAACAACTCAAAATAGGTCAATGTTAGAAACAAATATTCCAATAGACCCATTAAAATCTGTTTTTAGAAATTTAACTTTAGAAAGTGGAGGTAATACTACTTTATATAGCTTTTCTTTTAATGAGGCTAGAAGATATGCTACGGTTACAGCAATCAGTAAAGACGTTGCACAAACAGACCTAAGCTTTGGTCTTGCGCCTACACCTACCGGCTTTGTTGTTAGTCCAGCAATAGAAATAGATAATGTAACTTTAGATGAGTTTATTTATAGTGTAGATAATGACGAGTTTGTTGCTGAGGTTGATGGAGTTAAAATGACTTTAAATTATGCTGATGAATTAAGTTTTTTATTGCCATTTTATGATTTTGGAAATGAATCAAGAGGAAATAATAACATGAGGTTATATAGAACTAACTTACCTAACTCGGATTTATCTAGTGAAAATTTTATAAACTTTTATAAAGAATGGGAAGCACATTTTACGGCTACTCAAAGTGGTAGAACGGTTACAAGAGTATACTTATATAATTTAGATACTAGTGATAATTCTTTTGTTCAAGTAAGATATTTATCTAGTGGGCGTTCATTTAGTTTAAATTTTAAATTTACATATACAGTTACAGAAGATGCTACTGGTAATAAAATTTATAAATTAACAGAAACGATACCAGTTAATACAACTAGAAGAGCAGGTATATTGCCGCTATTAGATTTTTTATTTAGAGATAGTGGTTTCTATGTACAAAAAATGGTAGATTTTAATGCAAATCAAAACACCTTAGGTTTAATTCCTGTTGATGATACTACTATGCTTGCTCAGTGGTATGACTTTTAA
- a CDS encoding substrate import-associated zinc metallohydrolase lipoprotein → MKKIYIYVAVIIFGIISACTKDDDKLTDSNLNTETPSLNTTDLWLRENITYPYNIDVNYLWDEGSVDLDRYLFPPTLDKVVPIMQVVKKVWIDTYSELGGEDFVKIIAPREMVLVGGTNLNPSGTRTLGFAEGGKNIVLFETDLVDVKNKSQVTRFIQTIQHEYTHILNQQVRYDEEAFKQITPSGYTAQWFNPADEEERFDIANSLGYITDYARLNENEDFAEMVETILTNNAEDYQEILDNIKAKIISNAVSNALSNLGSGATQAEIDAATQGATITATPQAENAVALIKAKEAIVAEYFKKSFNIDLYELQQLATDNILEAIK, encoded by the coding sequence ATGAAAAAGATATATATATATGTAGCAGTTATAATTTTCGGAATTATTTCTGCCTGTACTAAAGATGATGATAAATTAACAGACAGTAACTTAAATACAGAAACGCCAAGTTTAAATACTACAGATCTGTGGTTAAGAGAAAACATTACCTATCCATATAATATTGATGTAAATTATTTATGGGACGAAGGGAGTGTAGATTTAGATAGATATTTATTTCCACCAACTTTAGATAAAGTAGTGCCTATTATGCAAGTTGTTAAAAAAGTTTGGATTGATACTTACTCGGAGTTAGGAGGAGAAGATTTTGTAAAAATAATAGCACCAAGAGAAATGGTGTTGGTTGGTGGTACAAATTTAAACCCAAGCGGAACAAGAACATTAGGTTTTGCAGAAGGTGGAAAGAACATTGTGTTATTTGAAACGGATTTAGTAGATGTAAAGAATAAAAGCCAAGTAACAAGGTTTATTCAAACAATTCAGCATGAATATACACACATTTTAAATCAACAAGTTCGTTATGATGAAGAAGCCTTTAAACAAATAACACCTAGTGGTTATACGGCACAATGGTTTAATCCTGCAGATGAAGAAGAGCGATTTGATATTGCCAATAGCCTTGGTTATATAACGGATTATGCGAGGCTTAATGAAAATGAAGATTTTGCAGAAATGGTAGAAACTATTCTTACCAACAATGCAGAAGATTACCAGGAAATTTTAGATAATATTAAGGCTAAGATAATAAGTAATGCTGTTTCTAATGCTTTATCTAATCTAGGTTCTGGAGCTACGCAAGCAGAAATAGATGCAGCTACTCAAGGTGCTACTATTACAGCAACGCCACAAGCAGAAAATGCTGTAGCACTGATAAAAGCAAAAGAAGCAATTGTAGCAGAATATTTTAAGAAATCTTTTAATATAGATTTATATGAATTACAACAATTAGCTACAGATAATATTTTAGAAGCAATTAAATAA
- a CDS encoding RagB/SusD family nutrient uptake outer membrane protein, whose protein sequence is MKKIQKNILKITTIISLFLLISCDDYLSELPDNRAEIDSPEKISALVTGAYSIGNYQLMAEIMSDNATSRSNIRSYINVLIGEQMFTWDTSLAEDQDSPTFFWSNSYGAIAQANQALVSIEELEGQFNLDAQKGEALIARAYAHFMLVNFWGKHYNPTTSASDLGVPYVITPETTLIQSYTRNTVAEVYDFIEKDLLEGIDLIQDREKNAKFHFSKAAANAFAARFYQYKGEWDEVISYTNKIITNPQAQIRDLLAYQELSYAQRALQYSSSLEDSNILISSTSSWWGRNFWRTNYGLSNINSDAIFQADNPFGKGWAYDIFGSSEGFNNPKFDEYFKVTNQSAGTGRGYTSLVLFGNDEALLNRAEAYAMKEDYANCLKDLNDFLSKKTEGYNSSTDILTEEMVVNLFPVTPDELTPFYGFKDDKQTSFINAILKFRQKEFYHEGVRWFDVRRFNIAIKRYYRKDDIDVELTKEDLRKQLQVPESAINFGLTPNPR, encoded by the coding sequence ATGAAAAAAATACAGAAAAATATTTTAAAAATAACCACAATTATATCTTTATTCTTATTAATTAGTTGTGATGATTATTTATCTGAATTACCAGATAATAGAGCAGAAATAGATTCTCCAGAAAAAATAAGTGCATTAGTTACTGGGGCGTATTCAATAGGAAACTATCAGTTAATGGCAGAAATAATGTCAGATAATGCTACCTCTAGATCTAATATTAGAAGTTACATAAATGTTTTAATAGGTGAGCAAATGTTTACTTGGGATACCAGTTTAGCAGAAGATCAAGATTCACCTACATTTTTTTGGTCTAATTCTTATGGAGCAATTGCACAAGCTAATCAAGCGTTGGTTTCTATAGAAGAATTAGAAGGTCAATTTAATTTAGATGCACAAAAAGGAGAAGCATTAATAGCAAGAGCATATGCTCATTTTATGTTAGTTAATTTTTGGGGTAAACATTATAATCCTACTACTTCAGCATCAGATTTAGGGGTGCCTTATGTAATTACACCAGAAACAACTTTAATACAAAGTTATACTAGAAATACGGTTGCAGAAGTGTATGATTTTATAGAAAAAGACCTATTAGAAGGTATCGATTTAATACAAGACAGAGAAAAAAACGCCAAATTCCATTTTTCTAAAGCAGCGGCAAATGCTTTTGCTGCTAGGTTTTATCAATATAAAGGAGAATGGGATGAGGTAATTTCTTACACCAATAAAATTATCACCAATCCGCAAGCACAGATAAGAGATTTGCTAGCGTATCAAGAATTATCGTATGCGCAAAGAGCGCTTCAATACAGTAGCTCTTTAGAAGATTCCAACATTCTTATTAGTTCTACATCATCTTGGTGGGGTAGAAATTTTTGGAGAACGAACTATGGTTTATCAAATATTAATTCTGATGCAATTTTTCAGGCAGACAATCCTTTTGGTAAAGGTTGGGCTTATGATATTTTTGGTTCTAGTGAAGGTTTTAACAACCCTAAGTTTGATGAGTATTTTAAGGTAACAAATCAATCTGCAGGAACCGGTAGAGGATATACTAGTTTGGTGTTATTTGGTAATGATGAAGCGCTTTTAAATAGGGCAGAAGCATATGCTATGAAAGAAGATTATGCAAACTGTTTAAAAGATTTAAATGATTTTTTATCAAAGAAAACAGAAGGATATAATAGCAGTACAGATATTTTAACTGAAGAAATGGTTGTTAACTTATTTCCTGTAACTCCAGATGAATTAACGCCTTTTTACGGTTTTAAAGATGATAAACAAACCTCTTTTATCAATGCTATTTTAAAATTCAGACAAAAAGAATTTTATCACGAAGGGGTAAGATGGTTTGATGTAAGAAGATTTAACATTGCTATTAAAAGATATTATAGAAAAGATGATATCGATGTAGAATTAACTAAAGAAGATTTAAGAAAACAATTACAAGTCCCAGAATCTGCAATAAACTTTGGGCTAACACCTAATCCTAGATAA